CGGTCAGCCTGTATGCCTCTGACAAGATTGCCCTGGCGGCAGCCAAGGCAGACGTGTTGGATGAGCAGCAGTACCGTTTCGTGTACCAGCTAGTGGAAAACCTGAGCATTACCGCCGGCCTGCCCATGCCGCGGCTTTATTTCATCGATGACACCGCAATCAACGCTTTTGCCACTGGCCGCGACCCAAAACATGCTGCCATTGCGGTAACCAGGGGAGCCATTGAGCGCCTAGATAAAAACGAGCTAGAAGGCGTGCTGGCCCATGAGCTGGCTCACGTTGGTAATGAGGATATCCGCCTCATGAGCATGGTGATGGTCATGGCCGGTATCATTGCCCTCGTCTCCGACCTTTTCCTGCGCTCCATGTTTTATGGCCGGCAGCGGGATGACAACAATAATAGCGGGGGAGGCTTTATGCTTATCATCGCCCTCGTATTTGCCATCCTGGCGCCTATCGCTGCCACTCTCATTCAACTGGCTATTTCCCGCAAGCGGGAATTCATGGCAGATGCTACCGGTGTGCTTCTTACCCGCTACCCGGAAGGCCTCATTTCTGCGCTGCAAAAGATTGGGGGAGATACTGAACCCCTGGAGGTTGCCAACAGGGGGACTGCACACATGTATTTCAGTAACCCGCTGACGGGCCAGGCCTTGGCGAACATGTTTGCCACCCATCCTCCTATCGAGGCGCGCATCGCTGCTCTCCAAGCAGGAAGCGGCATGACTCAAGCATAAGGCCTAGCGCCTCCTTGATTCACCTTTTTTAATCTGGTATATTCCTCGCAAACCGAAACCTGAGGGTTTGGGAGGAATTTACCAATATGATCTTAGTTCTTTGCTTGGTCTGCCTGGGCATTTTTTTGTGGCTTTTATGGGAAAGCCCGTCATGTCAGAGGTTGATGGCCGACGAAGAGCGAAGAGATGCATTGTTTCTCAAGCTTGGCAGTTGGCCCCGATGCCTTATTCCCCGTTACTGGCTGACTTGGTTGCAGATGCAAGTCTGGACCCCGTCTGCCCATGTCTTGTTTGTTATTCACGTCATTGGTGAGGGTGAGAC
The window above is part of the Verrucomicrobiia bacterium genome. Proteins encoded here:
- a CDS encoding M48 family metallopeptidase; the protein is MTLYTQVSQNRYKTFAFLGIFMALVVGIGWAVSLYYGSPDILLIAGVIAVVQGTVSLYASDKIALAAAKADVLDEQQYRFVYQLVENLSITAGLPMPRLYFIDDTAINAFATGRDPKHAAIAVTRGAIERLDKNELEGVLAHELAHVGNEDIRLMSMVMVMAGIIALVSDLFLRSMFYGRQRDDNNNSGGGFMLIIALVFAILAPIAATLIQLAISRKREFMADATGVLLTRYPEGLISALQKIGGDTEPLEVANRGTAHMYFSNPLTGQALANMFATHPPIEARIAALQAGSGMTQA